Proteins from a genomic interval of Streptomyces fodineus:
- a CDS encoding sigma-70 family RNA polymerase sigma factor: MLRGGARRDQGEYAAGTDRGDRTGDDPLDAAQERRVRAVLALGGVPQSDLPDGVQQVRLRLLERTASGRQAPRDVSAWAAVVASNLAMDWHRAKRRRDRLGERLAALREPARPSGEETSLLSLAVAQGLDELPAAQRQVVVLRFFADLPVRAIAEELAIPEGTVKSRLHTAIRALRDRLHEDEVV; the protein is encoded by the coding sequence GTGCTGCGCGGAGGGGCGCGCCGCGACCAGGGCGAGTACGCCGCCGGTACGGACCGCGGGGACCGTACCGGCGACGATCCGCTGGACGCGGCCCAGGAACGCCGGGTGCGGGCGGTGCTCGCGCTCGGCGGGGTGCCGCAGTCGGACCTGCCGGACGGGGTGCAGCAGGTACGGCTGCGGCTGCTGGAGCGGACCGCGAGCGGGCGCCAGGCGCCGCGGGACGTGTCGGCGTGGGCGGCGGTGGTCGCCTCCAATCTCGCCATGGACTGGCACCGGGCCAAGCGGCGCCGGGACCGGCTGGGGGAGCGGCTGGCCGCGCTGCGCGAGCCCGCGCGCCCCTCCGGGGAGGAGACCAGCCTGCTCTCCCTCGCCGTCGCCCAGGGCCTGGACGAACTCCCCGCCGCCCAGCGGCAGGTCGTCGTCCTGCGCTTCTTCGCCGACCTGCCCGTCCGGGCCATCGCCGAGGAGCTGGCCATCCCCGAGGGCACGGTCAAGAGCAGGCTGCACACGGCGATCCGCGCTCTGCGCGACCGTCTGCACGAGGACGAGGTGGTGTGA
- a CDS encoding serine hydrolase domain-containing protein yields MRVRTTLLGAAALLLAGAVAAPAVAVSGSEGHAATRKAVEAMVAAGVPGVTATAADVHGTWSMTAGVGDIRTGEPRSTADRYRVGSITKTFVATVLLQLEAEGRLSLDDTVDTWLPGVVRGHGHDGRHITVRRLLNHTSGIFSFTEDKDFQSAYFTKDGFYRHRYDTLTPRELVAIAMRHKPDFAPGASWHYSNTNFVVAGMVIEKVTGHSYATEIKRRILAPLRLRATSLPGTRLTVPRPSSRAYSKFTDPKGPVYDVTALNPSIASSAGEMISDSADLDRFYGALLGGRLLPPRQLKEMKTTVEMKDSAYPGGYGLGIMETPLSCGVRVWGHDGGIHGSTSTAVTTQDGRRSLAFNSNGDWTGDGRKIVEGEFC; encoded by the coding sequence ATGCGCGTACGTACGACTCTGCTGGGTGCCGCGGCCCTGCTCCTCGCGGGGGCCGTGGCCGCCCCGGCGGTGGCCGTCTCCGGGAGCGAGGGGCACGCCGCCACCCGCAAGGCCGTCGAGGCCATGGTCGCGGCCGGCGTGCCCGGTGTGACCGCCACCGCGGCGGACGTCCACGGCACCTGGTCCATGACCGCCGGCGTGGGCGACATCCGCACGGGCGAGCCCCGCTCCACTGCCGACCGCTACCGCGTCGGCAGCATCACCAAGACCTTCGTCGCCACCGTCCTGCTCCAGTTGGAGGCGGAGGGCCGGCTGTCCCTGGACGACACGGTGGACACCTGGCTGCCGGGCGTCGTCCGCGGCCACGGCCACGACGGCCGGCACATCACCGTCCGCCGGCTGCTGAACCACACCAGCGGCATCTTCAGCTTCACCGAGGACAAGGACTTCCAATCCGCCTACTTCACCAAGGACGGCTTCTACCGGCACCGCTACGACACGCTCACCCCGCGCGAGCTGGTGGCGATCGCCATGCGGCACAAGCCGGACTTCGCGCCGGGCGCGTCCTGGCACTACTCCAACACCAACTTCGTGGTCGCCGGCATGGTGATCGAGAAGGTGACGGGGCATTCGTACGCCACCGAGATCAAGCGGCGCATCCTCGCCCCGCTGCGTCTGCGGGCCACGTCCCTGCCCGGTACGAGGCTCACCGTCCCGCGGCCGAGCAGCCGGGCCTACTCGAAATTCACCGACCCGAAGGGCCCCGTCTACGACGTCACCGCCCTCAACCCCTCCATCGCCTCCTCCGCGGGCGAGATGATCTCGGACTCCGCCGACCTGGACCGCTTCTACGGCGCCCTGCTCGGCGGAAGGCTCCTTCCGCCGCGGCAGCTGAAGGAGATGAAGACCACGGTGGAGATGAAAGACTCCGCGTATCCGGGCGGCTATGGCCTCGGCATCATGGAGACGCCGCTGAGCTGCGGTGTTCGAGTGTGGGGCCATGACGGCGGCATTCACGGTTCCACGTCGACGGCGGTGACGACGCAGGACGGGCGGCGTTCCCTGGCCTTCAATTCGAACGGCGACTGGACCGGCGACGGGCGCAAGATCGTCGAGGGGGAATTCTGTTAG
- a CDS encoding NUDIX hydrolase: MRRKLRVAAYAVCVRDGQILLARSPGPGPAPEWVLPGGGMEHGEDPYDTVRREVSEETGYRIAVTGLLGVDSQRLTVARHRRTDYHALRIVYEGEVIGGELRYEVGGSTDFAAWQELSAVPELNRVPLADIALRLWRERPASGRLTAEAPPLPRQVNEE; encoded by the coding sequence ATGCGACGGAAGTTGAGGGTGGCGGCCTACGCCGTATGCGTCCGCGACGGACAGATCCTGCTCGCGCGTTCCCCCGGCCCCGGCCCGGCTCCCGAGTGGGTGCTGCCGGGTGGCGGCATGGAGCACGGCGAGGACCCGTACGACACGGTCCGCCGCGAGGTAAGCGAGGAGACCGGCTACCGCATCGCGGTGACCGGTCTCCTCGGCGTGGACTCGCAGCGGCTGACCGTGGCCCGTCACCGCCGCACCGACTACCACGCCCTGCGGATCGTCTACGAAGGCGAGGTCATCGGCGGTGAACTCCGCTACGAAGTCGGCGGGTCCACCGATTTCGCGGCATGGCAGGAGCTTTCGGCCGTGCCGGAGCTGAACCGGGTGCCCCTGGCCGACATCGCGCTGCGGCTCTGGCGGGAACGTCCCGCGAGCGGCCGTCTCACCGCCGAGGCCCCTCCCCTGCCCCGGCAGGTGAACGAGGAGTAA
- a CDS encoding CGNR zinc finger domain-containing protein, whose amino-acid sequence MSTARDPRPLTGEPLALDLLNTRWNKEGVTQDLLGDTEGMAVWLASNGLAGEHPADAETLEHLREAREAIRAAVHGSWAQAAPLVDAVLAHGRIRARLTPEGPAEEPEFADPSWAPAWLAARNYLELITRAPERIRTCSGGSCILHFFDTSRNGTRRWCSMAACGNRAKASRHYARSKDN is encoded by the coding sequence ATGTCCACCGCCCGCGATCCCCGCCCGCTCACCGGTGAGCCCCTCGCGCTCGACCTGCTCAACACCCGGTGGAACAAGGAAGGCGTCACCCAGGACCTGCTCGGGGACACCGAGGGAATGGCGGTGTGGCTCGCGAGCAACGGGCTGGCCGGGGAGCACCCGGCCGACGCGGAGACGCTGGAGCATCTGCGCGAGGCGCGCGAGGCGATCAGGGCCGCGGTGCACGGGTCATGGGCCCAGGCCGCGCCGCTCGTGGACGCCGTACTGGCACACGGGCGGATCCGGGCCCGGCTGACCCCGGAGGGCCCCGCCGAGGAGCCGGAGTTCGCCGATCCGTCGTGGGCGCCGGCCTGGCTCGCCGCCCGGAACTACCTGGAGCTGATCACCCGGGCCCCGGAACGCATCCGGACCTGCTCCGGCGGCAGCTGCATCCTGCACTTCTTCGACACGTCCCGGAACGGCACCCGCCGCTGGTGCTCGATGGCCGCGTGCGGCAACCGCGCGAAGGCGTCCCGGCATTACGCGCGCTCGAAGGACAACTGA
- a CDS encoding VOC family protein, whose translation MAPRIAHAGLNVTDLDRSLALYRDLLGFAVLAEGKEDDQRWAMLGESGGAPLVTLWQQAQGSYDSGRPGLHHLAFTVDSIDRVREYETALRDAGVDFAHDGVVAHREGGTSGGIFFHDPDGIRLEIAAPLGPDGAPAPHADAPTCGFF comes from the coding sequence ATGGCTCCGCGCATCGCGCACGCCGGTCTGAACGTCACCGACCTCGACCGCTCACTCGCCCTCTACCGCGACCTCCTCGGCTTCGCCGTGCTCGCCGAGGGCAAGGAGGACGACCAGCGCTGGGCGATGCTGGGGGAGAGCGGCGGCGCCCCGCTCGTCACCCTCTGGCAGCAGGCCCAGGGCTCGTACGACAGCGGTCGCCCCGGACTGCACCACCTCGCCTTCACGGTCGACTCGATCGACCGCGTCCGGGAGTACGAGACGGCGCTGCGGGACGCCGGAGTCGACTTCGCCCATGACGGCGTGGTCGCCCACCGCGAGGGCGGCACCTCGGGCGGGATCTTCTTCCACGACCCCGACGGCATCCGCCTGGAGATCGCCGCCCCCCTCGGCCCCGACGGCGCCCCGGCTCCTCACGCGGACGCCCCGACCTGCGGCTTCTTCTAG
- a CDS encoding pyridoxamine 5'-phosphate oxidase family protein → MGTYHAGSLAVQDLLGVRDRAAHVGRSLGQDIKPVAAAFLELQPLLVVGAADPGTGRVWASALTGTPGFVRATGPRQMSVVSDSGRDSRPQGARGRGRPTAAAAWARPATGEPHPRDDAGDPLTTALKTPGTPVGTIALDPRTRRRMRLNGRLRPTSRGFAVEADQVFSNCPKYIQRRETYETPDGRTPDSPHRLTELAQPQQEFVQRADTFFMATVHPGGADVSHRGGNPGFVQVASPHELTWPDYPGNAMFLTLGNLRSDPRAGLLFLDWTTGTTLQFTGEARAEFTAAGERRVRFTLTEALWTPSALPLRWSAPEYSPANPDLPG, encoded by the coding sequence ATGGGCACCTACCACGCGGGCTCGCTCGCCGTGCAGGACCTCCTGGGCGTCCGCGACCGCGCCGCCCACGTGGGCCGCTCCCTCGGCCAGGACATCAAGCCGGTCGCGGCGGCCTTCCTGGAACTCCAGCCACTACTGGTGGTGGGAGCGGCGGACCCGGGGACGGGGAGGGTGTGGGCGTCCGCCCTCACGGGGACCCCGGGCTTCGTCCGGGCCACGGGCCCGCGACAGATGTCGGTCGTCTCGGACTCCGGACGGGACAGCCGGCCTCAAGGGGCGCGGGGCCGTGGCCGACCTACGGCTGCCGCCGCGTGGGCGCGACCGGCCACGGGCGAGCCGCACCCGCGCGACGACGCCGGCGACCCGCTCACCACGGCGCTGAAGACCCCCGGCACCCCCGTCGGCACCATCGCCCTGGACCCCCGAACCCGCCGCCGTATGCGCCTCAACGGCCGGCTGCGGCCGACGTCCCGCGGGTTCGCCGTCGAGGCGGACCAGGTCTTCTCCAACTGCCCCAAATACATCCAGCGCAGGGAGACGTACGAGACACCCGATGGCCGTACGCCGGACAGTCCGCACCGACTGACCGAACTCGCCCAGCCGCAACAGGAGTTCGTGCAGAGGGCCGACACCTTCTTCATGGCCACCGTGCACCCCGGCGGAGCCGACGTGAGCCACCGCGGCGGCAACCCCGGATTCGTCCAGGTCGCATCCCCGCACGAACTGACCTGGCCCGACTACCCCGGCAACGCCATGTTCCTCACCCTCGGCAACCTGCGCAGCGACCCCCGCGCCGGACTGCTCTTCCTCGACTGGACCACCGGCACCACCCTCCAGTTCACCGGAGAGGCCCGCGCCGAGTTCACGGCGGCCGGCGAGCGCCGCGTCCGCTTCACGCTCACCGAGGCCCTGTGGACCCCGTCCGCCCTCCCGCTGCGCTGGTCCGCACCCGAATATTCACCGGCGAACCCGGACCTGCCGGGCTAA
- a CDS encoding TIGR03767 family metallophosphoesterase: protein MSRIRSVATSALGVNRRTVLAAAGAVSLSAGVGYALRPTDSEAATTAPVAHARQATAATPLAPYTKGTTLASVAAPRNSSGYRRLGDGPGWSRVVRGELATPKSGRAGRRTTLAAFVQLTDLHLMDVQHPLRWEFLRAADPHTWRPQEALTVPGAIALVERVNALKGAPATGAPLHFVMTTGDNTDNNAHSELEWFMKVMSGGRISPNSGDPRHYEGVQNSGLKLFWQPDATLRDNDKALGFPQLKGFLAAAVREVRSPGLNLPWYSTVGNHDALALGAYGSRGDRYLAEAAIGGKKLMQVPAADAKKLLASINNGTDPKGAGYRDFLKAHARSMRSVTPDDRRAPYTPADYLKAHLDPAHQGLGPVGHGYSSANLDAGTQYYAFRISEDVIGISLDTTDAGGHYEGSLGTAQLNWLDGTLKDNKDSYAVVFSHHTSTSMDNTRPDPARPGEKRHSGAEVLSVLGAHANVLAWVNGHMHRNLITPHQGSGGRSFWEISTASHIDFPHLARIIELVDNKDGTLSVFTTLIESAAPHRTDFTDLSQTGLAALYRELAYNAPGAAKTLAGGAGDRNTELVLKKG, encoded by the coding sequence ATGTCGCGCATACGCTCTGTCGCCACCTCCGCTCTGGGGGTCAACCGCCGTACCGTCCTCGCCGCCGCCGGAGCGGTCTCGCTCTCCGCGGGCGTCGGCTACGCCCTGCGCCCCACCGACAGCGAGGCCGCGACCACCGCGCCGGTCGCCCACGCGCGGCAGGCCACCGCCGCGACCCCGCTCGCCCCCTACACCAAGGGCACCACCCTCGCCTCCGTCGCCGCGCCCCGGAACAGCTCCGGCTATCGCCGGCTCGGTGACGGGCCCGGCTGGTCGCGCGTGGTGCGCGGTGAGCTGGCCACGCCCAAGTCCGGCCGGGCGGGCCGCCGTACGACCCTCGCGGCGTTCGTGCAGCTCACCGACCTGCACCTGATGGACGTTCAGCACCCGCTGCGCTGGGAGTTCCTGCGCGCGGCCGACCCGCACACCTGGCGGCCGCAGGAGGCGCTCACCGTGCCCGGTGCGATCGCGCTCGTCGAGCGGGTGAACGCGCTCAAGGGCGCCCCCGCCACCGGAGCCCCGCTGCACTTCGTCATGACCACCGGCGACAACACCGACAACAACGCCCACTCCGAACTGGAGTGGTTCATGAAGGTGATGAGCGGCGGCCGGATCAGCCCCAACTCCGGTGACCCGCGGCACTACGAGGGTGTGCAGAACAGCGGTCTGAAGCTGTTCTGGCAGCCCGACGCCACCCTCCGCGACAACGACAAGGCGCTCGGCTTCCCGCAGCTGAAGGGCTTCCTGGCCGCCGCGGTCCGCGAGGTGCGCAGCCCCGGCCTCAACCTGCCCTGGTACTCCACCGTCGGCAACCACGACGCCCTCGCGCTCGGCGCCTACGGCTCCCGCGGCGACCGCTACCTCGCCGAGGCGGCCATCGGCGGCAAGAAGCTGATGCAGGTCCCGGCCGCCGATGCGAAAAAGCTCCTCGCCTCCATCAACAACGGCACCGACCCCAAGGGCGCCGGCTACCGGGACTTCCTCAAGGCCCACGCCCGCTCGATGCGTTCGGTCACGCCGGACGACAGGCGCGCCCCCTACACCCCGGCCGACTACCTCAAGGCCCACCTCGACCCGGCCCACCAGGGCCTCGGCCCGGTCGGGCACGGCTACTCCTCGGCGAACCTCGACGCGGGCACCCAGTACTACGCCTTCCGCATCTCCGAGGACGTCATCGGCATCAGCCTCGACACCACCGACGCCGGCGGCCACTACGAGGGCTCCCTCGGCACCGCCCAGCTGAACTGGCTGGATGGGACGCTGAAGGACAACAAGGACTCCTACGCCGTCGTCTTCAGCCACCACACCAGCACATCGATGGACAACACCCGCCCCGACCCGGCCCGCCCGGGCGAGAAGCGGCACAGCGGCGCCGAGGTGCTCTCCGTGCTCGGCGCGCACGCCAATGTGCTGGCCTGGGTGAACGGCCACATGCACAGGAACCTCATCACCCCGCACCAGGGCTCCGGCGGCCGCTCCTTCTGGGAGATCTCCACCGCCTCGCACATCGACTTCCCGCACCTGGCGCGGATCATCGAGCTGGTGGACAACAAGGACGGCACGCTCTCCGTGTTCACCACGCTGATCGAGTCCGCCGCCCCGCACCGCACCGACTTCACCGACCTCTCCCAGACCGGCCTCGCCGCCCTCTACCGCGAGCTGGCCTACAACGCCCCCGGCGCCGCCAAGACCCTCGCGGGCGGCGCGGGGGACCGGAACACGGAGCTGGTGCTGAAGAAGGGCTGA
- a CDS encoding glycosyltransferase has protein sequence MLSVYEGFFSGGARIVHSDVVLGLAEGGQSHQVLSIHGEVRREATRQRMEDDSCYRALTAGGVGVTSLGRSAGLVDGALAANLFSGPELAETARAMAGADVILSLKEQPLALLNQAGLPRRPVVVGLHRSDPENQGPALEELKAAIADGTVAACVCCAESTRAAYEAAGIPARLLHVIPNGVDLLRFRPDPAARLAFRASQGIPDRAPVVVFAARYAAMKNVPLLLRAARAWLGREPEGHVVMCGAGMNDTNPALWADIEIAFGADRHLAERIHLLGVRRDMEAVYAGADVVALTSASGEAAPLCLIEGMMCGAVPVTTDVGDSASIVEGLGFVTPPDPAAIALAWSAAAGGRTGLAPALDAARERFSRTRMIAAYATLLDEVYASHVGGQRVVAQHAAGDAVAPPAVPEDDAPQYALAGEPGLLQGPLLGDVLGLGVGLDPHHGRVGEEVPDEL, from the coding sequence GTGCTGTCGGTCTACGAGGGTTTCTTCTCCGGAGGAGCCCGGATCGTGCACAGTGACGTCGTACTGGGACTGGCCGAGGGCGGCCAGTCCCACCAGGTGCTCAGCATCCATGGCGAGGTCCGGCGCGAGGCCACCCGGCAGCGCATGGAGGACGACTCCTGCTACCGGGCGCTGACCGCCGGCGGCGTCGGCGTCACCTCGCTCGGCCGCAGCGCCGGCCTGGTGGACGGGGCCCTCGCGGCGAACCTTTTCAGCGGGCCCGAGCTGGCCGAAACCGCTCGGGCCATGGCCGGGGCGGATGTGATCCTCTCCCTGAAGGAGCAGCCGCTGGCCCTGCTGAACCAGGCCGGCCTGCCCCGCCGCCCGGTCGTGGTCGGTCTGCACCGGTCCGACCCGGAGAACCAGGGCCCCGCCCTGGAGGAGCTGAAGGCCGCCATCGCCGACGGCACGGTGGCCGCGTGCGTGTGCTGCGCCGAGTCCACGCGGGCCGCCTACGAGGCCGCCGGCATCCCGGCCCGGCTGCTGCACGTCATCCCCAACGGCGTCGACCTGCTCCGCTTCCGCCCGGACCCGGCCGCGCGGCTCGCCTTCCGCGCCTCGCAGGGGATCCCCGACCGTGCGCCCGTGGTCGTCTTCGCGGCCCGGTACGCCGCGATGAAGAACGTCCCCCTGCTGCTGCGGGCGGCCCGCGCCTGGCTCGGCCGCGAGCCCGAGGGGCACGTCGTGATGTGCGGCGCGGGCATGAACGACACCAACCCGGCCCTGTGGGCGGACATCGAGATCGCGTTCGGCGCGGACCGGCACCTCGCGGAAAGGATTCACCTGCTCGGGGTGCGCCGCGACATGGAGGCCGTCTACGCGGGCGCCGACGTCGTCGCCCTGACCTCGGCCTCGGGTGAGGCGGCGCCGCTGTGCCTGATCGAGGGCATGATGTGCGGCGCCGTCCCGGTGACGACGGACGTGGGCGACAGCGCGTCGATCGTCGAGGGCCTCGGCTTCGTCACCCCGCCGGACCCGGCCGCGATCGCCCTGGCCTGGTCCGCCGCGGCCGGCGGACGCACCGGGCTCGCCCCGGCCCTGGACGCCGCCCGCGAGCGCTTCAGCCGCACCCGCATGATCGCGGCCTACGCCACCCTGCTCGACGAGGTGTACGCCTCACACGTCGGCGGGCAGCGGGTCGTGGCCCAGCACGCCGCGGGCGACGCCGTCGCGCCACCGGCCGTCCCGGAAGACGACGCCCCGCAGTACGCCCTCGCGGGTGAACCCGGCCTTCTCCAGGGCCCGCTGCTGGGCGACGTTCTCGGACTCGGTGTCGGCCTCGATCCGCATCACGGGCGTGTGGGCGAAGAGGTACCGGACGAGCTGTAG